The DNA segment CCGGGGAAGAACTTGATCCGCAGGCGAATCGCTCCCCAGTTGGTATCGTAGTACTTTCGCGAGACGTCATCGACGCGGCCGGACTCGTAGTCCTCGGTATTGTCGGCCTTGATGACCTGAATGCCACCGAGGTTGTTCTCCAGGCGCGAGTTGACTTTGCCGACGCTCGATCGAACGGCGGCGTATTTCGGCTGAATTTTCTTGACGAAGATGTAGGTGAAAACCGCGATCAGTGGGACTGGCGACATCGCCACGAGCGCGAGTTGTGGATTCAGCCAGAGCAAGATGCCCGCGATAGCGATGACCATCACACCGAGTCGGAACGCCGAGTTCAGCCCGTCGTTGAGAAACCGCTCGAGTTGGTTGACGTCGTTCGAGAGGATGGACATCATCTCCCCGGTCTGTTTGTCCGAGAAGAACTCCATATCCAGGCGCTGCATCTTGTCGTAGGTGTCGGTACGCACGTCGTGCTGGATATCCTGGGCAAAGGAGTTGAACCCCCAGTTTCGTATCCAGTGGAACGCGGCTCCAATCAGGAACGAGAAGGCGATAATCACGACGGTCAATGCGAACTGCTGGTCCGGTTCCGCTGGCAGCCAGGCGTCAGGAACGAGGGGGAGTGAGAACGGCTCCGTCGAGAGGAAGATGGCGTCGATAGCGATGCCAAGCAATACGGGTGGAATCAGATCGAGCAAGCGTGCGAAGATGCTGCCCGAAATACCGGCGGTAACCGAAAACCAGTAGGGGCGGCCGTATTCCGAGAGAAGCCGCCACATCGGGCTTTCGATGTTTTCCCGTTGTGCTTCGAACGGGTCGTCTTCGTCCCAGTCGACACTACTCATTGCTCGGGCTGAATGGTTGGTCAGCAATAAGCGTTTCCTACGAATCGAAATATCGTTGTCCAGTGAGCGACGAAACCGGCTGGTCTTGCTGGTTCGGGTGGGGATGACGACACCAGAGTCGGAAACCGATCACTCGTACTCGATTTCGACGGTGTCGCCTTCCTCGAGCGCGCTGTCGTTTGCGGTGCCGCGGGGCACTTCGAGGACCCACTGTGCGCGTCCGGAGTAGCGCAGGTCTTCGCCGTCCTCACCGGGTTCGGGCGCTCGAGCGTGGTGGATGGCCGTGATTTCGCGGTCGCTGTCGATGAAGATGATGTCGATATCGAAATCCATGTCTCGCATCACGTAGGTTCGGTCGCCCTCGCTCCCGTGGACGAACAGCATTCCGGTGCCCGGCTCGAGGGAGTCGTGATCGCTCAGGCCCGTATACCGTTGTTCCCAGGTGTCAGCGACTTCGACCTCGACAGTGAGCTTTTCGGTGCCGTCGTCCCCGTAGACGGTGACCTGGCCGTGGTCGTTGGTCCATGGTACGGGGAGAATCGAGAGCTGGATCAGCCCGAATCCGACGATGAGAGCGACGATGCTCACAACAAGTCCAGCATAGATCCGTTTGCGAGACGGCCACATACCCGGGTTTCGAGACGAGAAAGTAAAGGTTATTCGCACGGACCGGCTTTGGTGGGGTACGGGCTCGTGGTCTAGCTGGTTATGACGCGGCCTTTACAAGGCCGAGGCCGGTGGTTCGAACCCGCCCGAGCCCACTATTGCTGGCGCGAACAAATTCGTGAGCGCCAGCACTGTGACGCGAGTGGCGGGTTCGAATCAGGGAGCAGCTTCGCTGCGACCGTGGTTCGAACCCGCCCGAGGCCATTTCTGTGGCTCGCGCTATTGCTCGCCACAGAACTACACGCAGGGTGGGTTGAACGACGGAACGAGCGAGCGAAGTTCAGGCGGTTCGACCCCTATCAGTCGCGCGCAGCGCAGCGAGCACGTCTGATTTCGGTTCGAACCCGCCCGAGCCCTCGAGGACCTCGTCACATCGTTGCTCGAGCGCACCCGAGATTCACTCGAGGCGGGTGTCCACCCCCGGAGGACTCACGCTCGAGTTTCTGGCTCGGTTGGGACTCGAGGCACCGACGACAGCGGTCTCGAACGTGGATCAATATCGGGCAAACGCGCTGTGACAACGGGCAATTCGAGGTTACTACTCGAGACGATGATATTTCATAAGGGCGTACGTGCAGGTCGCTATTCGCCGCGATGATGCCCTCCTCGAGCGAAGTTAGGAACTCAGTCGCTGGCGAACGCGTCCGAAGAACCCTTCGTCGGCACCGCTGTCGAGTGCCTCGTACAGCGTCGAGTTTTCGGGTTCGTCTTTGACCACCACTTGCAGGTAGGGCTCGAGTTGGCTGAACTTCTCGGCGAGGACGACGGTGTGGTTTTCGTCATCGTGGTCGACGACACCCGCGTCAGCGAGTTTCGGGACGTGGCACTGTACGGAGGACACGTAGACGCTTTTGTACTCGTTTTGTGCGACCTCGTCCGGTGGGACGTCGTGTTCCCAGCCGGCGACCTGCTCGGCGAGCTTCGAGAGTTCGATGGGGTCTTCCCGGCCGCGAAGCGCATAGAGGAGGTATCGGCGGCGGCGATTGGCGAGCAGCTCGAGGATCACGTCGGCTGTTAGCTGCTCGGATGCCTCACCCGTGGAAAGCGCTTCCATACGATACCATTGGCGAGGCGACCTGAAAAGGGTGTCTTGAATATCCGAAATTCCAACATACAGCGGCGTAACCTCAGACTATCGGCTTCGGTGTGAGTCTCGAGACTCGAGATGTTTGTAACGTGAGGGTAATGGGTTACTGTCGCCGGTCGGAACCGCGGGACGGATTCGAAATCCTTTTTTATATGATCGGCGGATGTTGGAGTAGGCCGCCTTAGCTCAGACTGGGAGAGCACTCGACTGAAGATCGAGCTGTCCCCGGTTCAAATCCGGGAGGCGGCATGTTTCTGCGGACGACACGTGACCGAGCGAAGCGAGTGAGCCGTCGTCCGCGAAACTGCCACGACCGGATTCTGAACCCTATCAGTCGCGCGCAGCGAAGCGAGCACGTCTGATTTTGGTTCAAATCCGGGAGGTGGCATGCCTTTTCCACGTGGTTTACACTCGAGTGAGAACACTCGATTGACCATCGAGCGGGCCTCGTTCTCGTTCGCTCCGCTCAAGAGAACACGTCGCGCCAGAAGGGTGCGACAGGGAGTGACTTTTTGCCAAGCACACCGTACGTCCGCCTGGACGGACTCGATTGAGCCGACTGAATTATAACACCGAATAACGGGACACAACAACCTCATGGCAACTGACCAAACGCGAGAGCCAAGCCGAAACGATTCCGGAAACGACCGTATGAAGGCGGAGAGACGCCTGGCAGCGGGTGAGGATCTGCAGTGACAGACGCTAACAGCGAGTGGCGAGAAGGTCTCGAGGACGTGGATGCGATCCTGCTCGACGAGTATCAATGTGGGTTTCCGGTCCGACAAGCACCGTATGAGGCGCTCGAAGCGGTCACGGGCCTCGAGGCCGCGGCGGTGCTGGAACGTGTTCGTGCCCATCACGAGGCGGGTATCGTGCGACGGCTCGGTCCGGTCCTCGATCCCTCGGTGATTGGGTCGTCGACCCTCGCAGCCCTTGCCGTTCCGGAGGACGAATTCGCGGCGGCCGCCGAGGCGGTCAACGGCCATCCTGAAGTCAGTCACAACTATCGCCGTACCCACGAGTGGAACATGTGGTTCGTCCTGACTGCCGCCTCCAGGGGCCGCCGGGACGAAATCCTCGAGGAGATTGCAACGAAAACCGGCCTTGAGCCGCTCGTATTGCCAAAGCGAACCGAATACCGCCTCGATCTGCAGTTCCCGGTTGTTGGTGACCGGATAGAGCGTGGCGAACGCAATCGCCGTGCGGAACTGCAGCTGGAACCGACGTCGCCGGTGGATGAAGACGACGAATCTCCGGAGATGACAGCTCGAGACGCAACGATCCTCGAGGCGATTCAAGATGGGGTCCCGCTCTCGCTGAAGCCGTATACGGACCTTGCGGATGAACTCGAACTCGAGCCGTCAGCAGTCGTTTCGGGGATCAAGGACTGTCTGTCGAAGGGGTTCATCAAGCGATTCGGACTCATTATCGACCACCATACTGTCGGATTCCGTCACAATTGCATGGTCGTCTGGGCGGTTCCCGA comes from the Natronosalvus amylolyticus genome and includes:
- a CDS encoding DUF192 domain-containing protein, with protein sequence MWPSRKRIYAGLVVSIVALIVGFGLIQLSILPVPWTNDHGQVTVYGDDGTEKLTVEVEVADTWEQRYTGLSDHDSLEPGTGMLFVHGSEGDRTYVMRDMDFDIDIIFIDSDREITAIHHARAPEPGEDGEDLRYSGRAQWVLEVPRGTANDSALEEGDTVEIEYE
- a CDS encoding DUF7344 domain-containing protein, whose protein sequence is MEALSTGEASEQLTADVILELLANRRRRYLLYALRGREDPIELSKLAEQVAGWEHDVPPDEVAQNEYKSVYVSSVQCHVPKLADAGVVDHDDENHTVVLAEKFSQLEPYLQVVVKDEPENSTLYEALDSGADEGFFGRVRQRLSS
- a CDS encoding Lrp/AsnC family transcriptional regulator yields the protein MTDANSEWREGLEDVDAILLDEYQCGFPVRQAPYEALEAVTGLEAAAVLERVRAHHEAGIVRRLGPVLDPSVIGSSTLAALAVPEDEFAAAAEAVNGHPEVSHNYRRTHEWNMWFVLTAASRGRRDEILEEIATKTGLEPLVLPKRTEYRLDLQFPVVGDRIERGERNRRAELQLEPTSPVDEDDESPEMTARDATILEAIQDGVPLSLKPYTDLADELELEPSAVVSGIKDCLSKGFIKRFGLIIDHHTVGFRHNCMVVWAVPEDRIDAVGERAGRHPFVTKCYHRPRRPEQDWEYTLFTMIHARKAGLVDQTIEELGADIVPHPHQRLETVERLKQTGTRYERLLE